Proteins encoded by one window of Alkalinema sp. FACHB-956:
- a CDS encoding Uma2 family endonuclease, producing MNQPIATTSLPCMDTLPTMHDLPSDDPLEPGLPDEFHGIQPQLLAETLSLQDYAASDIFCAFDLNLYYDPNNTGWYKRPDWFLVVGVPRLYQGKTTRSSYVTWDEQVNPVMAIEFLPPGTEAEDLGPFAPKPLPPTQPGKPPSKFTVYEQILQIPNYLVFNETDRRLRYFRLVDGQYEEQAIAPQNPLIWIPEIKLGLGLWTGIFRGIPQEWLRWCDAQGNWLLTEAETERLAKEQEQQARSRLEAYLRSQGIDPENLPE from the coding sequence ATGAACCAACCCATCGCTACCACCTCGCTGCCTTGCATGGATACCTTACCGACCATGCATGACCTTCCTAGCGACGACCCTCTGGAGCCCGGTTTGCCCGACGAATTTCATGGAATCCAACCCCAGCTACTGGCAGAAACGCTAAGTCTCCAAGACTACGCTGCCAGCGACATTTTCTGCGCCTTCGACCTAAACCTGTACTACGACCCGAACAATACGGGCTGGTACAAGCGCCCCGATTGGTTCCTCGTTGTCGGCGTCCCCCGTTTGTATCAGGGGAAAACCACCCGTTCTAGCTATGTGACCTGGGACGAGCAAGTCAATCCGGTGATGGCGATCGAATTTCTGCCGCCCGGAACCGAAGCAGAAGACTTGGGGCCGTTTGCACCCAAACCCCTACCACCGACCCAACCCGGCAAACCACCCAGCAAATTCACCGTCTACGAGCAAATTCTGCAAATTCCTAATTATTTAGTGTTTAACGAAACCGATCGACGATTACGGTATTTCCGATTAGTTGATGGGCAGTACGAAGAACAAGCGATCGCGCCTCAAAATCCGCTGATTTGGATACCTGAAATTAAGCTAGGACTGGGACTGTGGACTGGGATTTTTCGTGGCATTCCCCAGGAATGGTTACGCTGGTGTGATGCCCAAGGCAATTGGTTACTGACTGAAGCTGAAACGGAACGACTAGCCAAAGAACAAGAACAACAAGCCCGATCGCGCCTCGAAGCCTATCTACGATCGCAGGGCATCGACCCCGAAAATCTCCCGGAATAG
- a CDS encoding adenine phosphoribosyltransferase: protein MDIKALIRDIPDYPKPGILFRDITTLLRDPKGWQYTINTLAEKCSPFAPEYIVGMESRGFLFGTPLAVHLGTGFIPVRKPGKLPSAVYSVEYELEYGTDRLEMHQDAITPGSKVLIVDDVIATGGTAAATAQLVEQSGGELVGFAFLAELTFLNGRKNLPDVPIVSLIEY, encoded by the coding sequence ATGGATATTAAAGCCCTGATTCGCGATATTCCTGATTACCCCAAGCCGGGAATCCTCTTCCGCGACATCACCACCCTGCTCCGCGATCCCAAAGGCTGGCAGTACACCATTAACACCCTCGCAGAGAAATGCTCTCCCTTCGCACCGGAGTACATCGTCGGCATGGAATCTCGGGGATTCCTCTTTGGCACGCCCCTCGCCGTGCACTTGGGCACGGGCTTTATCCCCGTCCGCAAACCGGGCAAACTCCCCTCTGCGGTGTATTCCGTCGAGTACGAGTTGGAATATGGCACCGATCGCCTGGAAATGCACCAAGACGCCATTACCCCCGGTTCCAAGGTCTTGATTGTGGATGATGTCATTGCCACAGGGGGCACCGCCGCCGCCACGGCCCAACTGGTCGAGCAGAGCGGGGGGGAGTTAGTCGGGTTTGCCTTCCTCGCGGAACTGACCTTTTTGAATGGTCGCAAGAACTTACCCGACGTTCCGATCGTCTCGCTGATTGAGTACTAG
- a CDS encoding 2-phosphosulfolactate phosphatase, whose amino-acid sequence MDFDQAEFDIRCEWGAHGVAQLAPISDVVIIVDILSFSTCIEIATHQGAIVFPYGWKDDSAQAFARTIGAELATKRSHSGYSLSPTALQTIPAGTRLVLPSANGSPLSLAAQPSPTLAGCFRNCQAIAQAAMTYGSRIAVIPAGERWPDGSLRPSLEDWLGAGAIISYLQGQLSPEAQAAMLAYQGVQPNLKALIQRCSSGKELIVRDFPQDVALSAELNVSTTVPTLIDRAFIHRSFSDGSWV is encoded by the coding sequence ATGGATTTCGATCAGGCAGAGTTTGATATTCGTTGTGAATGGGGAGCGCATGGCGTTGCCCAATTAGCCCCGATCAGCGATGTGGTGATCATTGTTGATATTTTGTCCTTTTCAACTTGTATTGAAATTGCGACCCATCAAGGTGCGATCGTGTTTCCCTATGGGTGGAAGGATGACTCTGCCCAGGCATTTGCTCGGACGATCGGGGCAGAATTGGCGACCAAACGCAGCCATTCGGGATATTCTCTCTCGCCGACCGCGTTGCAAACCATCCCCGCCGGAACCCGGTTGGTTCTGCCTTCGGCGAACGGTTCGCCCCTCAGTTTGGCAGCACAACCGAGCCCGACCTTGGCGGGATGCTTTCGGAATTGCCAAGCGATCGCCCAGGCTGCCATGACCTATGGAAGTCGGATTGCTGTGATTCCTGCTGGGGAGCGCTGGCCCGATGGGAGTCTGCGTCCGTCCTTAGAAGATTGGCTGGGGGCTGGGGCCATTATCAGCTATTTACAGGGCCAATTATCGCCGGAAGCCCAAGCTGCAATGCTGGCCTATCAAGGCGTCCAACCAAACCTGAAGGCACTGATCCAGCGATGTAGTTCTGGTAAGGAATTAATTGTACGGGACTTTCCTCAGGATGTTGCTTTGTCTGCTGAACTGAACGTTAGCACGACGGTTCCCACGTTGATCGATCGAGCGTTTATCCATCGATCGTTTAGTGATGGTTCGTGGGTCTAG
- a CDS encoding M3 family oligoendopeptidase — translation MSNLPSAPSPTVSPQPLPALQQTWDNRQFYSSSADPQIAATVEQLQSAIAQLAEQCTPFSLHIATAATVAPEQFDTLLQQVKTVHQRRTELRNQLSNTHTFISSILSVDAQDARAREWKPTLQQLSAEFSQATKPLEVFLLRVNDAFIQELIRDPLLEELSFSLQHDRQLQDQLLSLEEEQLVTGLAVNGLHSWGNLYTELAGNLQCQVNGEAIGLAKAFNLQSSPDRDLRSAAWHGTQAAWESQSGTVAAILNAINGWRLQESKQRGKIRPLHYLDKSCHQSCIDRATLDALMDTTYQRRSIGQRALKAMGQVLQVDAMQPWDLFAPAPAPGETTSIPFEGAIDLIAHAFRQLTPAMGDFAVMMAEKGWIDAKPTPHRATGAYCTRFAEPRQPRIFMTFDGSMTNVLTLAHELGHAWHNWVMRDLPPYKTYYSMTLAETASIFAETLVRDALLAQASTTAEKLAIAWEDGTAAATFLLNIPARFTFEQALVERRKQGFVIADTLKTMMRDSWQHWYEDSLASYDELFWASKLHFSMSGLGFYNYPYLFGYLFSLGIYAQKERYGETFNQLYTNLLRDTGSMTAEAVVQTHLNQDIRQPEFWQASLDIVDRSISRLEALAH, via the coding sequence GTGTCGAATCTGCCATCCGCCCCCTCACCCACCGTCAGCCCCCAGCCCCTCCCCGCCTTACAGCAAACCTGGGACAACCGCCAGTTCTACAGCAGCAGCGCCGATCCGCAGATTGCCGCCACCGTCGAGCAACTCCAAAGCGCGATCGCCCAGCTCGCCGAACAATGCACTCCCTTCAGCCTGCACATCGCCACTGCTGCAACCGTGGCCCCGGAGCAGTTCGACACTCTCCTGCAACAAGTCAAAACCGTGCACCAACGGCGGACAGAACTGCGCAACCAACTGAGTAATACCCACACCTTCATCTCCTCCATCCTCAGCGTTGATGCCCAAGACGCCCGCGCCCGTGAATGGAAACCCACCCTCCAACAACTCTCCGCCGAATTTAGCCAAGCCACAAAGCCCCTGGAAGTGTTTCTCCTGCGGGTCAACGACGCCTTCATCCAAGAACTGATTCGCGATCCGCTGCTGGAAGAACTCAGCTTTTCTCTGCAACACGATCGCCAACTGCAAGACCAACTGCTCAGCCTGGAGGAAGAACAACTGGTGACAGGGCTAGCGGTCAATGGCTTGCATAGCTGGGGCAACCTGTACACCGAACTGGCGGGTAACTTGCAATGTCAGGTGAATGGCGAAGCGATCGGCCTTGCGAAGGCGTTTAACCTGCAAAGTTCACCCGATCGTGACCTGCGATCGGCGGCATGGCACGGCACCCAAGCCGCCTGGGAGAGCCAATCGGGCACCGTCGCCGCCATCCTCAACGCGATCAACGGCTGGCGCTTACAGGAGAGCAAACAGCGCGGCAAAATTCGGCCTCTGCATTACCTGGATAAAAGCTGCCACCAAAGCTGCATCGATCGCGCCACCCTGGATGCGCTGATGGACACCACCTACCAACGGCGATCGATCGGCCAGCGTGCGCTTAAGGCTATGGGTCAGGTGCTGCAAGTGGACGCGATGCAACCGTGGGATTTATTTGCCCCGGCACCCGCCCCCGGAGAAACGACCTCGATTCCCTTTGAAGGGGCGATCGACCTGATTGCCCATGCCTTCCGCCAACTCACCCCGGCCATGGGCGACTTTGCCGTGATGATGGCCGAAAAAGGCTGGATTGATGCCAAGCCGACGCCCCACCGTGCAACGGGAGCCTACTGCACTAGATTTGCCGAACCGCGCCAGCCGCGTATCTTCATGACCTTCGACGGCAGCATGACCAATGTGCTGACCCTCGCCCACGAACTGGGCCATGCATGGCACAACTGGGTCATGCGCGATCTGCCGCCCTACAAAACCTACTACTCTATGACGCTGGCTGAAACCGCGAGCATTTTTGCTGAAACCCTGGTGCGGGATGCCCTCCTAGCCCAAGCGAGTACGACGGCAGAAAAGTTAGCGATCGCCTGGGAAGATGGCACCGCCGCCGCGACCTTTTTGCTGAATATTCCCGCCCGCTTCACCTTTGAGCAAGCGTTGGTGGAACGGCGCAAACAGGGATTTGTGATTGCCGATACGCTGAAAACGATGATGCGCGACAGTTGGCAGCATTGGTACGAAGACAGCTTGGCCAGCTATGACGAGCTATTTTGGGCCAGTAAGCTGCATTTCTCCATGTCCGGCTTGGGCTTTTACAACTATCCCTATCTGTTTGGTTATTTATTTAGCCTCGGCATCTACGCCCAAAAAGAACGCTACGGCGAAACGTTTAATCAGCTCTATACCAACCTCCTACGGGATACGGGCAGCATGACTGCTGAAGCGGTGGTGCAAACTCACCTGAACCAAGACATCCGCCAACCGGAGTTTTGGCAGGCCAGCTTGGATATCGTCGATCGCAGTATCAGCCGATTAGAAGCGTTGGCTCACTAG
- a CDS encoding ABC transporter permease — protein MSASTPSFDRFLRATADALTSDTAIYIIKRLLQAALTLLLASMLCFLIIQLAPGDYLDALRENPRISPERLEEYKRQFGLDKPWDQQYWLWLWQIISKGDFGTSFVYNRSVISLLWERVQATLLLAISSLVVTWAIAIPMGIVGAVYQQKWIDRVLRVLSYIGQGLPSLIAGLLLLVFAQNTSPLFPVGDMTSIDHDDLTQLGKIIDIAWHMILPTIALSITSFAGLQRITRGEMLDVLRQDYIQTARAKGLPENKVIYVHALRNAVNPLITLLGFEFASLLGGAFITENFFNWPGLGRLTLQAVQAQDLYLVLASLMMGSVMLILGNLLADLLLKFVDPRIQLSDMN, from the coding sequence ATGTCTGCTTCTACACCCTCCTTCGATCGCTTCCTGCGGGCCACGGCGGATGCACTGACCAGTGATACCGCCATATACATCATCAAACGGTTACTGCAAGCGGCCCTGACGTTGCTGCTGGCTTCCATGCTGTGCTTTTTGATTATTCAACTTGCACCGGGCGACTACCTCGACGCCCTGCGGGAAAATCCACGCATCTCGCCAGAACGTTTGGAAGAATACAAACGGCAGTTCGGCTTAGACAAACCCTGGGATCAACAGTATTGGCTCTGGTTATGGCAGATTATTAGCAAAGGTGACTTCGGCACCAGTTTCGTCTATAACCGATCGGTCATTTCACTCCTGTGGGAACGGGTACAGGCCACCTTACTCCTCGCCATTAGCTCCCTTGTCGTCACCTGGGCGATCGCCATTCCCATGGGCATTGTCGGCGCAGTCTACCAACAAAAATGGATCGATCGGGTGCTGCGTGTCCTCAGCTACATTGGCCAAGGCTTGCCCAGTCTGATTGCCGGACTCTTGCTGCTGGTGTTTGCCCAAAACACTTCCCCCCTGTTTCCAGTGGGTGATATGACCAGCATTGACCATGACGATCTCACACAGTTAGGAAAGATCATCGACATTGCATGGCACATGATCTTACCCACGATCGCCCTCAGTATTACCAGTTTCGCTGGATTGCAACGCATTACGCGGGGAGAAATGCTGGATGTGCTGCGTCAGGATTATATTCAAACCGCACGGGCCAAAGGTTTACCTGAAAATAAAGTAATCTATGTCCATGCACTGCGCAATGCCGTCAACCCGTTGATCACACTGCTGGGGTTTGAATTTGCGAGTCTGCTGGGTGGAGCCTTTATTACAGAAAACTTCTTCAATTGGCCAGGATTGGGACGACTAACGTTACAAGCAGTGCAAGCCCAGGATTTATACTTAGTCCTCGCCAGCTTGATGATGGGTTCCGTCATGCTGATTCTGGGCAATTTGCTAGCAGATTTGCTGTTGAAGTTTGTCGATCCTCGGATTCAACTCTCCGATATGAACTAG
- a CDS encoding leucine-rich repeat domain-containing protein, with amino-acid sequence MVGRGSFFPLMVGILLGGFVGMGAEAGQAATPSGQGKATSAKTTQVRLKTPTKKSVPRKKPSQKSPSSSQQTGKKSGVGARNALFQGMCGQRGKLSAESRHTMDVLLRVAGTTQCDRAAQGLAKQKVLDLSGTGIRDLRPVGTLTTLETLVLSRNPIANWSPLAGLVNLKTLVIRDSAVKELGAIDRLPKLTSLTLDGVGLTDITPLARLQGLRSLSLQNNQIQDISALAALKDLTSLALQGNRVRDLSPLTLMTYLRELRLDGNLVENVRPLAGLIGLEVLTLNNTLLTEAGAKDLLPLVGLKRLELLGIPMKQNPCPTLRSGAVCAYHQLPAASGN; translated from the coding sequence ATGGTGGGTCGAGGCTCTTTTTTTCCTTTGATGGTTGGAATTTTGCTGGGTGGGTTCGTTGGAATGGGGGCAGAGGCAGGACAGGCAGCTACCCCCTCGGGCCAGGGAAAGGCGACTTCTGCAAAAACTACTCAGGTACGGTTGAAAACGCCGACGAAAAAGTCTGTTCCAAGGAAAAAGCCCAGCCAAAAGTCGCCCAGTTCATCTCAGCAGACGGGGAAGAAATCTGGAGTGGGGGCGCGTAATGCTCTGTTTCAAGGGATGTGTGGGCAGCGGGGTAAGTTATCAGCAGAGAGTCGTCACACGATGGATGTGCTGCTGCGGGTGGCGGGGACGACTCAGTGCGATCGGGCGGCTCAGGGCTTAGCGAAGCAGAAGGTGTTGGACCTATCGGGAACGGGCATTCGGGATCTGCGGCCTGTGGGTACGCTGACGACGCTGGAAACATTGGTTTTGAGTCGGAATCCGATCGCAAATTGGTCGCCGCTGGCTGGTTTGGTGAATCTGAAGACGTTGGTGATTCGGGACAGTGCGGTCAAGGAGTTAGGGGCAATCGATCGCTTGCCGAAGCTGACGAGTTTGACGTTGGATGGGGTGGGGCTGACGGATATCACGCCGTTAGCGCGGTTGCAGGGTTTGCGATCGCTATCGTTACAGAATAATCAAATTCAGGATATTTCGGCTTTAGCAGCGTTGAAGGATTTGACTTCGTTAGCGTTGCAGGGGAATCGGGTGCGGGATTTGTCGCCGTTGACACTGATGACCTATTTGCGAGAATTGCGGCTGGATGGCAACCTAGTGGAGAATGTGCGTCCGCTGGCTGGATTGATTGGACTGGAAGTATTGACGTTGAATAATACGTTGCTGACGGAGGCGGGAGCGAAGGATTTGTTGCCGTTGGTGGGGTTGAAGCGGTTGGAGTTATTGGGGATACCGATGAAGCAGAACCCTTGTCCAACGTTACGATCGGGGGCTGTTTGTGCTTACCATCAGTTGCCTGCTGCATCAGGGAATTAA
- a CDS encoding GAF domain-containing sensor histidine kinase, with the protein MQNDLRQVIFCVRDSLDEFKICETIVFACVDGLGLTTCEIVLCNTDRTLVTAQYSYIAASSQNDRRQVSRVDFPLGVQVGEEEMPQIGQTAVGSAWLMMPILDASGKLGELKINRAAQYPFTEEEQSWLEQVAAECAIAIRRIRLNQIIQTQTVELKRLSQLQDNFLSTVSYELRIPLANMKMAIQMLSLSLSPNEVAADGSLSFSPETFKKVRRYLEVLQKDCDREAKLIQDLLDLQQLDTDTLSLLISVIDLEEWLPYVVNPFFKRFLEYDLSCEVNIEPDLPPLMCDQISLSRIVVELLSNAYRYTPAGQHIMIAAKQVVDDSEEEPRLHLQVFNAGVEIPREEIPRIFDKFHRIPKLDIRKQGGTGLGLALVQRLVNRLGGRVLLETSPEGTQFTIELPFQSKG; encoded by the coding sequence ATGCAGAATGATCTCAGACAAGTCATATTCTGTGTGCGAGACAGTTTAGACGAGTTCAAAATTTGTGAGACGATCGTCTTCGCCTGTGTAGATGGATTGGGGCTAACGACTTGCGAAATTGTGCTCTGCAATACCGATCGCACCTTAGTGACCGCGCAGTACTCTTACATAGCAGCGTCCTCGCAAAACGATCGCCGTCAAGTGAGTCGAGTGGACTTTCCTCTAGGGGTACAAGTCGGAGAAGAAGAAATGCCACAGATAGGGCAAACAGCGGTGGGTTCCGCCTGGTTGATGATGCCGATTCTAGATGCCTCCGGCAAACTCGGTGAGTTGAAGATCAATCGCGCGGCCCAGTATCCATTCACCGAAGAAGAACAAAGTTGGCTAGAACAAGTCGCCGCAGAATGCGCGATCGCCATTCGTCGCATTCGTTTAAATCAAATTATCCAAACTCAGACTGTTGAACTCAAACGGTTATCCCAACTCCAAGATAATTTCCTCAGCACAGTGTCCTACGAATTGCGGATTCCCTTAGCCAACATGAAAATGGCGATCCAAATGCTGAGCCTCTCACTCAGTCCCAATGAGGTCGCAGCCGATGGAAGCTTAAGTTTCTCACCAGAAACCTTTAAAAAAGTTCGACGCTATTTAGAAGTTCTCCAGAAAGACTGCGATCGGGAAGCAAAACTGATTCAGGATCTCCTGGATTTACAACAACTTGATACCGATACGTTGTCACTCCTCATCTCGGTCATCGACTTGGAGGAATGGTTGCCCTATGTCGTGAATCCATTCTTCAAACGTTTTCTAGAATACGATCTCAGTTGCGAAGTCAACATTGAACCAGATTTGCCCCCCTTGATGTGTGATCAGATCAGCCTCTCGCGGATTGTGGTGGAACTCTTAAGCAATGCCTACCGCTATACGCCCGCAGGCCAACACATTATGATTGCTGCCAAACAGGTGGTGGACGATTCCGAGGAAGAACCCCGACTGCATTTGCAAGTGTTTAACGCAGGTGTGGAAATTCCTCGGGAAGAAATTCCCCGCATCTTTGATAAATTCCACCGCATTCCCAAGCTGGATATCCGCAAACAAGGCGGCACAGGACTGGGGTTAGCCTTGGTGCAACGGTTGGTCAATCGTCTCGGGGGGCGAGTTCTACTAGAAACCAGTCCCGAAGGCACGCAATTCACGATCGAACTGCCCTTCCAAAGCAAAGGTTAG
- a CDS encoding Uma2 family endonuclease — protein MHDLPSDDPLEPGLPDEFHGIQPQLLAETLSLQDYAASEIFCAFDLNLYYDPNNMGWYKRPDWFLVVGVPRLYRGKTTRSSYVTWDEQVNPVMAIEFLSPGTEAEDLGPFAPKPLPPTQPGKPPSKFAVYEQILQIPNYLVFNETDRRLRYFRLVDGRYAEQAIAPQNPLIWIPEIKLGLGLWTGIFRGIPQEWLRWCDAQGNWLLTEAEIERLAKERERLAKEQERLAKEQAELREQQERQAKEQERQAKEQEQQARARLEAYLRSQGIDPNNLPE, from the coding sequence ATGCATGACCTTCCTAGCGACGACCCTCTGGAGCCCGGTTTGCCCGACGAATTTCATGGAATCCAACCCCAACTACTGGCAGAAACGCTAAGTCTTCAAGACTACGCTGCCAGCGAGATTTTCTGCGCCTTCGACCTAAACCTCTACTACGACCCGAACAATATGGGCTGGTACAAGCGCCCCGATTGGTTTTTAGTCGTGGGTGTACCGCGCTTATATCGAGGCAAAACCACCCGCTCCAGTTACGTCACCTGGGACGAGCAAGTCAATCCGGTGATGGCGATCGAATTTCTGTCGCCCGGAACCGAAGCAGAAGACCTGGGGCCGTTTGCACCCAAACCCCTACCACCGACCCAACCCGGTAAACCACCCAGTAAGTTTGCGGTTTACGAGCAAATTCTGCAAATTCCTAATTACTTGGTGTTTAACGAAACCGATCGACGATTACGGTATTTCCGATTAGTTGATGGACGTTATGCCGAACAAGCGATCGCGCCTCAAAATCCGCTGATTTGGATACCTGAAATTAAGCTAGGACTGGGACTGTGGACTGGGATTTTTCGTGGCATTCCCCAGGAATGGCTACGCTGGTGTGATGCCCAAGGCAATTGGTTACTGACTGAAGCTGAAATAGAACGACTAGCCAAAGAACGGGAACGGCTAGCCAAAGAACAGGAACGACTAGCCAAAGAACAAGCAGAACTCCGTGAACAACAGGAACGGCAGGCGAAAGAACAAGAGCGACAGGCGAAAGAACAGGAACAACAAGCCCGAGCACGGCTCGAAGCCTATCTCCGTTCTCAAGGCATTGATCCCAACAATCTCCCTGAATAG
- the gltD gene encoding glutamate synthase small subunit, with the protein MGKPTGFIEFLREIPAEVAPIDRLRNWDEFHLEMPEENLRTQGARCMDCGIPFCHTGTIISGMASGCPINNLIPEWNDLVYRGLWQEALDRLHKTNNFPEFTGRVCPAPCEGSCVLGLNNPPVTIKNIEFSIAEKGWEEGWITPHPPSKRTGKRVAVIGSGPAGLCAAAQLNLAGHEVTVFERADRPGGLLMYGIPNMKLDKEQVVLRRLNILEAEGVKFICNTEVGKDFPAENLLSEFDATILCTGATKPRDLPIPGRELQGIHFAMEFLTANTQALLDGQPGNDYISAAGKDVVIIGGGDTGTDCVGTSLRQGCNSLVQLEIMPKPPSERAANNPWPEWPKVYKMDYGQEEAAAVYGDDPRVYTTTATHFEGDDNGQVKAVHTVQVEWTKNDQGQFIPKPIPGTEKVLPAQLVLLAMGFLGPEQPLLDALGLERDGRSNVKADYGQYTTSIPGVFAAGDCRRGQSLVVWAFNEGRGAARECDRYLMGSTDLP; encoded by the coding sequence ATGGGAAAACCAACCGGCTTTATTGAATTCCTCCGCGAAATTCCCGCAGAAGTTGCCCCGATCGATCGTCTCCGCAACTGGGATGAGTTCCACCTCGAAATGCCCGAGGAAAACCTCCGCACCCAGGGTGCCCGCTGTATGGACTGCGGCATCCCCTTCTGCCACACGGGCACCATCATCAGCGGCATGGCCAGCGGCTGCCCGATTAACAACCTAATTCCCGAATGGAATGACCTGGTCTATCGCGGTCTCTGGCAAGAAGCCCTCGATCGCCTGCACAAAACCAACAACTTCCCCGAGTTCACGGGCCGCGTCTGTCCCGCCCCCTGCGAAGGCTCCTGTGTCCTCGGCCTCAACAACCCCCCGGTGACGATCAAAAACATTGAATTTTCCATCGCCGAAAAGGGTTGGGAAGAGGGCTGGATTACCCCCCATCCCCCCAGCAAACGCACCGGAAAACGGGTGGCCGTCATTGGGTCTGGCCCCGCCGGACTCTGTGCTGCCGCCCAACTCAACCTGGCGGGTCATGAAGTGACGGTCTTTGAACGCGCCGATCGGCCCGGTGGCTTGCTCATGTATGGCATCCCCAACATGAAGCTGGATAAGGAACAGGTTGTGCTGCGTCGGCTGAATATTCTGGAAGCCGAAGGCGTCAAATTCATCTGCAATACCGAAGTCGGCAAAGACTTCCCCGCCGAAAACCTCCTGAGCGAATTTGATGCCACCATCCTCTGCACCGGAGCCACCAAGCCCCGCGATCTGCCGATTCCAGGCCGTGAGTTGCAGGGTATCCACTTTGCAATGGAATTCCTCACCGCCAACACCCAAGCCCTTCTCGATGGCCAACCGGGTAACGATTACATTTCCGCCGCTGGCAAAGATGTCGTCATTATCGGTGGCGGTGACACCGGAACCGACTGCGTCGGCACCTCGCTACGCCAAGGATGCAACAGCCTCGTGCAGCTAGAAATCATGCCCAAACCTCCATCGGAGCGGGCTGCTAACAATCCCTGGCCGGAATGGCCCAAGGTCTACAAAATGGACTACGGCCAAGAAGAAGCGGCGGCTGTTTACGGCGACGATCCTCGGGTCTACACCACCACCGCCACCCACTTTGAAGGAGATGACAACGGCCAAGTCAAAGCCGTCCACACGGTTCAAGTGGAATGGACGAAGAACGACCAAGGCCAATTCATTCCCAAACCCATTCCCGGCACCGAAAAAGTGCTACCCGCCCAACTCGTTCTGCTAGCCATGGGCTTCCTCGGCCCCGAGCAACCGCTCCTGGATGCGCTGGGGTTAGAACGGGATGGCCGCAGCAACGTCAAAGCCGACTACGGTCAATACACCACCAGCATCCCCGGAGTCTTCGCCGCAGGTGACTGCCGCCGGGGCCAAAGCCTAGTCGTCTGGGCCTTCAACGAAGGTCGAGGGGCTGCCCGCGAATGCGATCGCTACCTCATGGGCAGTACTGACCTCCCCTAA